The Geomonas ferrireducens genome includes a window with the following:
- a CDS encoding cache domain-containing protein yields the protein MKIKSFKDWSIAAKVLSISLATVVIIAAVNFFYLLPALDQRILAEREDTLRSVVDIPVEIIAEYDQRVQKGEFTLEEGQKRAKDRIRQMRYADNEYFWINDLNAAMIMHPIKPELDGKDQSGSKDSSGKAIFVEMANVAKSKGAGIVEYLWPKPGSTIPVQKLSYVKLYKPWGWVVGSGLYMDDLQQVINDMRWKMTIITLAIAAAVLLLGYLVASRISKNIRQVIAAANDLAQGDVEASIAVNSKDETGELAEAFKKMVGNIAEAARAAESIAAGDLSIQLQAKSEKDILAKNLNVTIAAVQAMAVDANMLAKAAVDGRLLERADASKHRGEYRRIIEGVNATIARLVGLLDTMPAPAMIIDRDFTVMYMNEVGAKVGGKTQAQVVGTKCHDHFKTGDCKTDQCACGRAMQGGNAASSETDAHPSAGLDLDIAYTGLPLHGEDGKIIGAFEVVTDQTAVKQAARLAKKISDYQEEETRKLVHGLEKLSKGEVDFTIATAQGDADTGGAKEIFDALAGAVNHCAEVIKTLNGDTVDLAQAATEGRLTARADAGKHQGAYREIIQGVNDSLTTMVGFMDNMPAPAMIIDKDFNVLYMNQLGAKVGGKTQEQVLGTKCYDHFKTSDCKSANCACAQAMTTALDATRETDAHPGGLDLDISYTGVPIKDKEGKVIGAFEVVTDLTSVKQAARQAKKIADYQDKETQKLVDGLAKLAKGDVNVALTTEPADSDTSEVKHTFDTIAAAVNSSAKANRDIAEVAQKIAAGDLTLKLTERSPEDELLIALKAMLDKLNLVVTDVKGAADNVASGSQELSSSSEQMSQGASEQAAAAEEVSSSMEEMTSNIRQNADNALQTEKIASKSAKDAKEGGEAVTHTVSAMKEIAGKISIIEEIARQTNLLALNAAIEAARAGEHGKGFAVVASEVRKLAERSQKAAAEISDLSSSSVEIAERAGDMLNRMVPDIQKTAELVMEISAACREQDTGAEQINKAIQQLDQVIQQNASAAEEMSSTAEELSSQAEQLQDVIGFFKVEGGEHAAPKAPKPKVKQVQTKKSLTQSAKILPAAARRKAAGAGLSLEMEHEDPDFERF from the coding sequence ATGAAGATCAAAAGTTTCAAAGATTGGAGTATCGCGGCCAAGGTTCTGAGCATATCGCTCGCCACCGTCGTGATAATAGCTGCGGTCAACTTCTTCTACCTGTTACCCGCACTGGACCAAAGGATCCTGGCCGAAAGGGAGGATACGTTGCGGTCGGTTGTGGACATCCCGGTCGAAATCATAGCGGAGTACGACCAGAGGGTGCAAAAGGGCGAATTCACACTGGAGGAAGGGCAAAAGCGGGCGAAGGACCGCATCAGGCAGATGCGCTATGCTGACAACGAGTACTTCTGGATCAACGATCTGAACGCGGCCATGATCATGCACCCGATCAAGCCGGAGCTCGACGGCAAGGACCAAAGCGGCTCGAAGGATTCGAGCGGGAAGGCGATCTTCGTAGAGATGGCGAACGTAGCTAAGAGCAAGGGGGCCGGCATCGTCGAGTACCTCTGGCCCAAACCCGGCTCGACGATCCCGGTGCAGAAGCTCTCCTACGTGAAACTTTACAAGCCCTGGGGATGGGTCGTCGGCAGCGGCCTCTACATGGACGACCTGCAACAGGTGATCAACGACATGCGCTGGAAAATGACGATCATCACCCTGGCGATCGCGGCCGCGGTGCTGCTCCTCGGTTACCTGGTCGCTTCGAGGATCAGCAAGAACATCAGACAGGTGATCGCGGCAGCAAACGACCTCGCCCAAGGGGACGTGGAAGCGTCCATAGCGGTCAACAGCAAGGACGAAACCGGCGAGCTTGCCGAAGCGTTTAAAAAGATGGTCGGCAACATAGCCGAGGCGGCCAGGGCTGCCGAGAGCATCGCCGCAGGTGATCTTTCCATTCAGTTACAGGCCAAGTCCGAAAAGGACATTCTGGCGAAAAACCTTAACGTCACCATCGCAGCGGTCCAGGCGATGGCCGTCGACGCGAACATGCTCGCAAAAGCGGCCGTCGACGGCAGGCTCCTCGAGCGCGCCGACGCAAGCAAACACCGCGGTGAGTATCGCAGGATCATCGAAGGTGTGAACGCCACCATAGCACGTCTCGTCGGTCTTCTGGACACCATGCCCGCCCCGGCCATGATCATCGATCGTGACTTCACCGTCATGTACATGAACGAGGTGGGTGCGAAGGTCGGCGGTAAGACCCAGGCACAGGTGGTCGGCACCAAATGTCACGACCACTTCAAGACCGGTGACTGCAAGACGGACCAATGCGCGTGCGGACGTGCGATGCAGGGTGGCAATGCGGCGAGCAGCGAGACCGACGCACACCCGTCTGCCGGTCTCGATCTCGACATCGCGTACACCGGGCTGCCGCTGCACGGCGAGGACGGCAAGATCATCGGCGCCTTCGAGGTGGTGACCGACCAGACCGCCGTGAAGCAGGCTGCGCGTCTGGCTAAGAAGATCAGCGATTACCAGGAGGAGGAAACGAGGAAACTGGTGCACGGCCTGGAGAAGCTCTCGAAGGGTGAGGTCGACTTCACCATCGCGACCGCACAGGGCGACGCGGATACCGGCGGAGCCAAAGAGATCTTCGATGCGCTGGCCGGTGCGGTGAACCACTGTGCCGAAGTCATCAAGACCCTTAACGGCGACACGGTCGATCTGGCACAGGCCGCGACCGAGGGGAGGCTCACCGCCCGCGCCGATGCCGGTAAGCATCAGGGTGCCTACCGCGAGATCATCCAGGGGGTGAACGATTCCCTGACCACAATGGTCGGCTTTATGGACAACATGCCGGCTCCCGCCATGATCATCGACAAGGACTTCAACGTACTTTACATGAACCAGCTGGGCGCCAAGGTAGGAGGGAAAACCCAGGAGCAGGTACTAGGCACCAAGTGCTACGACCACTTCAAAACCTCTGACTGTAAGAGCGCTAACTGTGCCTGCGCGCAGGCCATGACTACCGCGCTCGATGCGACCCGCGAGACCGACGCCCACCCCGGCGGGTTAGATCTCGACATAAGCTACACAGGCGTTCCGATCAAGGACAAGGAAGGGAAGGTGATCGGGGCGTTCGAGGTGGTGACCGACCTCACCTCGGTGAAACAGGCGGCGCGCCAGGCGAAAAAGATCGCCGATTACCAGGACAAGGAGACGCAGAAACTAGTCGACGGGCTGGCAAAACTCGCCAAGGGTGACGTGAACGTCGCCCTCACCACCGAGCCCGCCGACAGCGACACCTCAGAGGTAAAGCACACCTTCGATACCATCGCGGCCGCGGTGAACAGCTCGGCCAAGGCGAACCGCGACATCGCCGAGGTGGCGCAAAAAATCGCCGCCGGCGACCTCACGCTGAAGCTCACCGAGCGCTCGCCCGAGGACGAACTGCTGATCGCCCTGAAGGCGATGTTGGACAAGCTGAACCTCGTGGTTACCGACGTGAAGGGAGCCGCCGACAACGTCGCATCCGGCAGCCAGGAACTCTCCTCCAGCTCGGAACAGATGTCACAGGGGGCGAGCGAGCAGGCCGCCGCCGCGGAGGAGGTCTCCTCCTCCATGGAAGAGATGACCTCCAACATAAGACAGAACGCGGACAACGCGCTGCAGACCGAGAAGATAGCCTCCAAGTCGGCCAAAGACGCCAAGGAGGGGGGCGAAGCGGTAACCCATACCGTGAGCGCCATGAAGGAGATCGCAGGGAAGATCTCCATCATCGAGGAGATCGCGCGGCAGACGAACCTTCTCGCGCTGAATGCCGCCATCGAGGCGGCGCGCGCCGGCGAGCACGGCAAAGGGTTCGCCGTTGTGGCGAGCGAGGTGAGAAAACTCGCCGAACGGAGTCAGAAGGCGGCGGCGGAGATCTCCGACCTCTCCTCGAGCAGCGTTGAGATCGCGGAGCGCGCAGGAGACATGTTGAACCGGATGGTGCCCGACATCCAGAAGACCGCGGAGCTGGTCATGGAGATCTCGGCGGCATGCCGTGAGCAGGACACCGGCGCAGAACAGATCAACAAGGCGATCCAGCAGCTCGACCAGGTCATCCAGCAAAACGCCTCGGCCGCCGAAGAGATGTCCTCCACCGCGGAGGAACTTTCCAGCCAGGCCGAGCAGTTGCAGGACGTCATCGGCTTCTTCAAGGTGGAAGGTGGTGAGCATGCAGCACCCAAGGCGCCCAAGCCGAAGGTGAAGCAGGTGCAAACGAAGAAATCGCTTACCCAGTCGGCCAAGATCCTCCCCGCCGCAGCAAGGCGCAAGGCAGCCGGCGCCGGGCTCTCCCTCGAGATGGAACATGAGGACCCGGACTTCGAAAGGTTCTAG
- a CDS encoding SH3 domain-containing protein — MSIKIRSIILAATAIAAFAAPVLAESTNCTVTAPEIRLRKSPSKKAKVVAVLKKETKVSAEKCSGGWVKVSSEDGKLAGYVGGWALAAAPVMVASLEPVAVSAPAPAAEPVKEVPSNEKLAMQITDLRLKMLTVERDVAMMRKDIKKIKVAMKHKK, encoded by the coding sequence ATGAGCATCAAGATCCGCAGCATCATCCTCGCAGCAACGGCGATAGCCGCGTTCGCAGCCCCGGTACTGGCAGAAAGCACCAACTGCACGGTGACCGCGCCCGAAATCCGCCTGCGCAAGAGCCCCAGCAAGAAGGCAAAAGTGGTGGCGGTCCTCAAGAAGGAAACCAAGGTAAGCGCAGAGAAGTGCTCAGGAGGCTGGGTAAAGGTTTCCTCCGAGGACGGCAAGTTGGCAGGCTACGTCGGAGGCTGGGCCCTTGCCGCGGCTCCCGTCATGGTGGCGTCCCTCGAACCGGTCGCGGTCTCCGCACCCGCCCCGGCCGCCGAACCGGTAAAGGAAGTCCCTTCCAACGAAAAGCTCGCCATGCAGATCACCGACCTGCGCCTGAAGATGCTCACCGTTGAGAGGGACGTGGCGATGATGCGCAAGGACATCAAAAAGATCAAGGTAGCCATGAAGCACAAAAAGTAA
- a CDS encoding methyl-accepting chemotaxis protein — protein sequence MKRFTSKRLSTKFFGAMIVLNLLTTTAFTVHTYYAEKKEILGDIDRELRTCVEGVRMVADGYHARMATTPPTPAEFQALSDRLTTYANGAGLNYIYTMVKKDGKIVFSSSSYTREEKEKGEQSKLFDTYEDASAGLKAAFDDGKPHYDQYSDKWGVFRSLFVPARGADGTEYVMGADISMKRIDSALRGVLVNCLVIALIVFVIGGAVMLVLVRSVQRTVGELARGVNLIAKGNLGTYIDHEGDDELGMLAHDMNRMAAQLKDVVAEVRNSAEEVAMASSRLSDTAAVMADGADKVHGQIGSVATAGEEMATTSGEIAYNCAGAAELARRANTTASSGAGVVAGAIEAMQHIAERVKESAQTVGGLGVRSEQIGEILGTIEDIADQTNLLALNAAIEAARAGEQGRGFAVVADEVRALAERTTRATKEIAEMIKVIQQETRTAVSSMEAGVAEVEKGSAEAGKSQQALREIMECIGEVTQQINQVATAAEEQTATTREISGNMQQITYVVQQTTQAAHDSAEAAEQLSQNATQLQSRVRQFQTD from the coding sequence ATGAAACGTTTCACCTCGAAGCGGTTATCCACCAAGTTTTTCGGCGCCATGATCGTCCTCAATCTCCTCACCACGACGGCCTTCACGGTACACACCTATTATGCGGAGAAGAAGGAGATCCTGGGGGACATCGACCGGGAACTGCGCACCTGCGTCGAAGGCGTGCGCATGGTCGCGGATGGATACCACGCCAGGATGGCAACCACCCCACCTACCCCCGCCGAGTTCCAGGCACTGAGCGACCGTCTCACCACCTACGCAAACGGGGCCGGCCTCAACTACATCTACACGATGGTGAAAAAGGACGGCAAGATCGTGTTCTCCTCCTCCAGTTACACGCGCGAGGAAAAGGAAAAGGGAGAACAGAGCAAGCTCTTTGATACCTATGAGGACGCAAGCGCGGGACTAAAGGCGGCATTTGACGACGGCAAGCCGCACTACGACCAGTATTCCGACAAGTGGGGCGTCTTCCGTTCCCTGTTCGTCCCGGCGCGCGGTGCGGACGGCACCGAGTACGTGATGGGGGCGGACATCTCGATGAAGCGCATCGATTCGGCCCTGCGCGGTGTGCTGGTGAACTGCCTGGTGATCGCGCTCATCGTGTTCGTGATAGGCGGGGCGGTCATGCTGGTATTGGTGCGGTCGGTGCAGCGGACCGTCGGCGAGTTGGCCCGCGGCGTCAACCTGATCGCGAAGGGAAACCTCGGGACGTACATCGACCACGAAGGTGACGACGAGCTCGGCATGCTGGCCCACGACATGAACCGCATGGCAGCCCAACTAAAGGACGTGGTAGCCGAGGTGAGAAATTCGGCCGAGGAGGTGGCGATGGCCTCGAGCCGGCTATCGGACACCGCGGCGGTGATGGCGGACGGCGCGGACAAGGTGCATGGACAGATCGGCTCGGTCGCCACGGCAGGCGAGGAGATGGCAACGACCTCCGGCGAGATCGCGTACAACTGCGCCGGGGCCGCGGAGCTCGCACGCCGGGCGAACACGACCGCCTCGTCGGGTGCGGGGGTTGTCGCCGGCGCCATCGAGGCGATGCAGCATATCGCGGAGCGTGTAAAGGAATCTGCGCAGACGGTTGGCGGGCTCGGGGTGCGCTCGGAGCAGATCGGCGAGATCCTCGGAACCATCGAGGACATCGCCGACCAGACGAACCTCCTGGCGCTGAACGCCGCCATCGAGGCGGCGCGTGCCGGCGAACAGGGACGCGGCTTCGCAGTGGTTGCCGACGAGGTGCGCGCTCTTGCCGAGCGCACCACCCGCGCCACGAAGGAAATCGCGGAGATGATCAAGGTGATCCAGCAGGAAACGAGGACCGCGGTGAGCTCGATGGAGGCCGGGGTGGCCGAGGTGGAGAAAGGAAGCGCCGAGGCCGGGAAGTCGCAGCAGGCCTTGCGCGAGATCATGGAGTGCATCGGTGAGGTGACCCAGCAGATCAACCAGGTGGCCACCGCGGCGGAAGAGCAAACTGCGACCACGCGCGAGATATCCGGCAACATGCAGCAGATCACCTACGTGGTGCAGCAGACGACCCAGGCAGCCCACGACTCGGCGGAAGCGGCGGAACAACTGAGCCAGAATGCCACGCAACTGCAGTCGAGGGTCCGGCAGTTCCAGACCGACTGA
- a CDS encoding YbaN family protein, translating to MKHRHLKIRLVKSEWLRYLLIGTGLLSLAGGVVGLFLPLVPSIPFLLVAVICFSRSSERFHTWLVEHKHFGPMLKEYLLHGSIPLRAKCLAIGAIWISFPVTTFLFVDRIWLRIVLLSVAACVTIYLALLPTSARRGAERRPGKKVGRWGG from the coding sequence ATGAAACACCGTCATCTGAAGATCAGGCTGGTCAAGAGCGAGTGGCTGCGTTACCTGCTCATCGGCACCGGGCTTCTCTCCCTCGCCGGTGGCGTTGTCGGGCTTTTTCTTCCACTGGTCCCGAGTATCCCCTTCCTGCTGGTCGCGGTCATATGCTTTTCACGCAGTTCCGAACGATTCCATACCTGGCTTGTGGAACACAAGCACTTCGGGCCGATGCTAAAGGAGTACCTGCTGCACGGCTCGATCCCGCTGCGCGCCAAGTGCCTCGCCATCGGCGCGATCTGGATCTCGTTTCCCGTTACCACCTTCCTGTTCGTGGACCGAATCTGGCTGAGAATCGTGCTCCTATCCGTCGCCGCCTGCGTGACCATCTACCTCGCGCTGCTGCCGACCTCCGCCCGACGCGGCGCTGAACGCCGGCCGGGAAAGAAGGTCGGCAGATGGGGCGGATAG
- a CDS encoding DnaJ family domain-containing protein: MDVFAIIAERRIREAMERGEFNNLAGHGKPLVMEDLSAVPEELRMAYKVLKNAGCVPPEVELSNEVASLRRLVLEMEESEERMKKVRELNFKLMKLEMTRKRPLSLDLLPEYQGKLLDRLGDG, translated from the coding sequence ATGGACGTTTTCGCGATCATAGCAGAGAGAAGGATCAGGGAAGCCATGGAGCGCGGCGAGTTCAACAACCTCGCGGGGCACGGTAAGCCTTTGGTGATGGAGGACCTCTCCGCCGTCCCGGAGGAGCTGCGCATGGCTTACAAGGTGCTGAAGAACGCCGGTTGCGTCCCTCCGGAAGTCGAACTCAGCAACGAGGTCGCTTCACTTAGAAGACTCGTCCTGGAAATGGAGGAGAGCGAGGAACGGATGAAGAAGGTGCGGGAGCTGAACTTCAAGCTCATGAAGCTCGAGATGACCCGTAAGCGTCCGCTTTCGCTCGATCTCTTGCCGGAGTACCAGGGTAAGCTCCTCGACCGGCTCGGGGATGGCTGA
- a CDS encoding SseB family protein, whose translation MEKLDEALVNLRQNLRDGKKQSEFYDLFLNSAFFVPILKDNEQAEKAGGVLPLITEADGKDYLMLFSTLERLQAWDAETPHIEVPGHLLALSTTPPLHWALNVGTEYSKEFHPEEIAWLRDSVERCNTEAAEAAGVRQS comes from the coding sequence ATGGAAAAACTTGACGAGGCGCTGGTCAACCTGCGCCAGAACTTAAGGGACGGCAAGAAGCAGTCCGAGTTTTACGACCTCTTCCTGAACTCTGCTTTTTTCGTCCCCATCCTCAAAGATAATGAACAGGCGGAAAAGGCCGGCGGGGTACTGCCGCTTATCACCGAGGCGGACGGCAAGGACTACCTGATGCTTTTCAGCACCCTGGAGCGCCTCCAGGCCTGGGACGCCGAGACGCCGCACATAGAGGTCCCCGGCCACCTGCTCGCACTGAGCACCACCCCTCCACTGCACTGGGCCCTGAACGTCGGCACCGAATATTCCAAGGAGTTCCACCCCGAGGAGATCGCCTGGCTCAGGGACTCCGTCGAACGCTGCAACACCGAGGCCGCCGAGGCTGCCGGGGTACGCCAATCCTGA
- a CDS encoding 4Fe-4S binding protein: MNQTIHLIYFSPTGTTRKTVTSIAQGLGTGKVVHHDLTRVREGIELALDEGIAVIGFPVYAGRVPELFLQRIERLQGAGVPVIIAAVYGNRAFEDALLEMADVCRAKGFSVSAAGAFIGEHSYATNSQPVALGRPDRDDLDRAVEFGTLASRAAADPSRHEPQVPGAFPYKERPPLGGAAPDTDEGLCTLCGACAEVCPTFVIEVGDAVRTNAAACIKCCACTRVCPAGARTMNHPSVAERRQMLVDNCSRRKEPEFFL; this comes from the coding sequence ATGAACCAGACCATCCATCTCATATATTTCTCCCCGACCGGGACCACGCGCAAAACGGTGACCTCAATCGCGCAAGGGCTCGGTACGGGGAAGGTCGTCCATCACGATCTCACCCGGGTACGGGAAGGGATCGAACTCGCCCTGGACGAAGGAATCGCCGTCATCGGCTTCCCGGTCTACGCCGGGAGGGTGCCCGAGCTCTTCCTGCAGCGCATCGAGCGGCTGCAGGGCGCGGGCGTGCCCGTCATCATCGCCGCCGTTTACGGCAACCGGGCCTTCGAGGATGCCCTCCTCGAGATGGCCGACGTCTGCCGCGCCAAGGGCTTCAGCGTATCAGCCGCAGGAGCATTCATCGGCGAACACTCCTATGCAACCAACTCCCAACCGGTCGCCTTGGGGCGCCCGGACCGCGACGACCTTGACCGGGCCGTCGAGTTCGGCACCCTTGCCTCACGCGCCGCGGCCGATCCCTCACGGCATGAACCGCAAGTCCCCGGAGCTTTTCCGTACAAGGAAAGACCGCCGCTAGGCGGTGCTGCTCCCGATACCGATGAAGGTCTCTGCACCCTCTGCGGCGCCTGCGCCGAGGTTTGCCCGACCTTCGTCATAGAGGTAGGCGATGCCGTCAGGACCAACGCGGCCGCCTGCATCAAGTGCTGCGCCTGCACAAGGGTCTGTCCCGCCGGTGCACGGACCATGAACCACCCGTCGGTTGCGGAGAGGCGACAGATGCTTGTCGACAATTGTTCGCGCCGCAAGGAACCGGAATTTTTCCTGTAA
- the ehuB gene encoding ectoine/hydroxyectoine ABC transporter substrate-binding protein EhuB: protein MKQRGYSYSIPLALIVAIAAVWLLVNVSSDDSLARLRHAGTIRIGYAVEAPYAFVTQDGTVTGESPEIARHIAKAIGIDQITWRQAEFGSLIAELEAGRIDVVAAGMFITPERKMQVAFSTPTFQVRPGLLVPAGNPLRLHSYKELATHDVTVAVLSGSVEENTLRRLGVSAGRLLAVPDTRTGLAAVTSGLAAGMAISSPTARWLAMHSKEQVEAAEAPATVDSESLGLGAFAFRKEDRELLEAWNRALDGYIGTKEHLALVSRFGFTADELPTTTKGKSEPRP from the coding sequence TTGAAACAGCGCGGATACTCATACAGCATTCCTCTCGCGTTGATCGTTGCCATTGCAGCGGTGTGGCTATTGGTAAACGTATCAAGTGATGACTCACTCGCTCGACTGCGCCATGCCGGGACCATCCGGATCGGTTATGCAGTGGAAGCTCCCTACGCCTTCGTCACCCAAGACGGCACGGTGACCGGGGAATCACCAGAAATTGCGAGACACATCGCCAAGGCCATCGGTATTGACCAGATTACCTGGCGCCAGGCCGAGTTCGGGTCCCTTATTGCCGAGTTGGAAGCCGGCCGCATCGACGTCGTGGCAGCAGGCATGTTCATCACGCCGGAAAGAAAAATGCAGGTTGCCTTTTCCACGCCAACCTTCCAGGTAAGGCCGGGGCTTTTGGTTCCTGCCGGCAATCCCCTCCGACTCCACTCCTACAAGGAGCTTGCAACACATGACGTAACCGTCGCCGTCCTCAGCGGTTCGGTTGAAGAAAACACCTTGCGCCGCCTTGGCGTTTCCGCAGGAAGGCTCCTTGCCGTTCCCGATACACGCACCGGTCTTGCCGCAGTTACGTCGGGCCTCGCCGCAGGGATGGCAATTTCATCTCCTACGGCACGGTGGCTCGCCATGCACTCCAAGGAGCAGGTCGAAGCGGCAGAGGCGCCCGCAACGGTGGATAGCGAATCGCTTGGCCTTGGCGCCTTCGCCTTCAGGAAAGAGGACCGGGAGTTGCTGGAGGCCTGGAACAGGGCGCTTGACGGTTATATCGGCACCAAAGAACATCTCGCCCTGGTCTCACGCTTTGGTTTCACCGCGGATGAACTCCCCACCACGACAAAGGGAAAATCGGAGCCGAGGCCATGA
- a CDS encoding hybrid sensor histidine kinase/response regulator: protein MTAAPLHQRIRSHSWLSVGSAVLLSILVCTTVYWLDLQQRHTLRAALTEVEDLREARIDLCKGFLHLTLAGQPGSSFGQAEGLALLRQSISSLDRAAMRLGADQNDAAASFNDSVSRFETLLARWQKGGTARAADEVALRVSFQQLELQANEIDTLSQKRLRRISQQLDRRFGWTIFAAALFLSALCGVVYQAGRARDRLYASSRESENRFRTIFERTTSGYSLSTTDEVLLMVNDAFAQMLGYEPEELPGHPLSSFMHADDFAQFLEQRRLTVNGKQESFRFEARYLHRDGAVVWGIGSSSLLRDAAGAPLYFITSVMDMTERRKAELALRESESRLRFALEGTNDGLWDIDMVTGATYLSPRGWEILGYAPGEGELLRPVWTDLLHPDDLPRTRELLQAHMEGETEIFEMEQRLLTKSGDWKWVLTRGKVVLRNEMNAALRMTGTHTDLTIQKKLEEQILQAQKMEAIGRLAGGIAHDFNNMLLVIMGFAEMSLHELGDDKHTVSGMLNEIVKAAERSANLTQQLLAFARRQKVSPKVVDLNDQIGDTIAMLKRLIGEETELVWLPQKEVWPVLMDPSQLNQLLANLCVNARDAIAGSGKVVIETANISLDRTYCQEHPDFHPGDYVSLTVTDNGCGMEKETVEKIFEPFFTTKGPGMGTGLGLSTVYGIVKQNQGTIHVYSEPGQGTSFAIYLPRHGGENMPVEAEASEEPQQGNEETILVVEDEPEILRMTTDMLKLQGYRTLAASSPEEALKAAEQHPGEIDLLLTDVIMPGMNGRALADRLLTARPGLKCLYMSGYTADAISQHGVLDPDVKYIQKPFNMKALARKVREVLSQP from the coding sequence ATGACGGCCGCACCTCTGCATCAGCGCATCCGCTCCCATTCTTGGCTGTCGGTCGGGAGCGCCGTCCTCCTCTCCATCCTCGTCTGCACCACCGTGTACTGGCTCGACCTTCAACAACGACACACCCTGCGCGCCGCCCTGACCGAGGTGGAAGACCTGCGCGAGGCCCGCATCGACCTCTGCAAGGGGTTTCTGCACCTGACGCTCGCCGGTCAGCCCGGTTCCTCCTTCGGTCAAGCAGAGGGGCTTGCCCTGCTGCGCCAGTCCATCTCGTCCCTCGACCGCGCCGCCATGCGGCTCGGCGCCGACCAGAATGATGCCGCCGCTTCTTTCAACGACAGCGTCAGCAGGTTTGAGACCCTCCTGGCAAGGTGGCAAAAAGGAGGAACGGCACGTGCCGCCGATGAGGTGGCGCTGCGGGTCTCGTTCCAGCAACTGGAGCTGCAGGCAAACGAAATAGATACCCTTTCGCAGAAAAGGCTTAGGAGGATATCGCAGCAACTGGACCGCCGCTTCGGCTGGACGATTTTTGCCGCGGCGCTTTTTTTGTCCGCCCTTTGCGGCGTGGTGTACCAAGCTGGACGGGCGCGGGATCGTCTCTACGCCTCCTCGCGCGAGAGCGAGAACCGCTTCCGCACGATCTTCGAGAGGACGACGTCGGGTTACTCGTTGTCGACGACTGACGAGGTGCTGCTGATGGTGAATGACGCGTTCGCCCAGATGCTCGGCTACGAGCCGGAGGAACTGCCGGGACACCCGCTGTCGAGCTTCATGCATGCGGACGACTTCGCACAGTTCCTGGAACAGAGACGGCTGACCGTGAACGGTAAACAGGAGTCATTCCGGTTTGAAGCCCGCTACCTGCATCGAGACGGTGCGGTCGTCTGGGGCATCGGAAGTTCCAGCTTGCTCAGGGACGCCGCCGGTGCGCCGCTCTATTTCATCACAAGCGTCATGGACATGACTGAACGCAGAAAAGCCGAGCTCGCCCTCAGGGAAAGCGAGAGCAGACTGCGCTTCGCCTTGGAGGGGACCAACGACGGGCTGTGGGACATCGATATGGTGACCGGCGCAACGTACCTGAGCCCCAGAGGGTGGGAGATCCTGGGTTACGCCCCCGGAGAGGGAGAGCTTTTACGACCGGTGTGGACCGACCTGCTGCACCCCGACGATCTCCCACGCACCCGTGAGCTCTTGCAGGCGCATATGGAAGGCGAAACCGAGATCTTCGAAATGGAGCAGCGCCTTCTCACGAAGTCAGGCGACTGGAAATGGGTGCTCACCAGGGGGAAGGTGGTGTTGCGTAACGAGATGAACGCCGCGCTGCGGATGACCGGAACCCACACCGACCTTACCATCCAGAAGAAGCTGGAAGAGCAAATCCTGCAGGCACAGAAAATGGAGGCAATCGGCCGGCTGGCGGGCGGCATCGCCCATGATTTCAACAATATGCTGCTTGTCATCATGGGGTTTGCAGAAATGTCGTTGCACGAACTGGGCGACGACAAGCATACGGTATCGGGCATGCTGAACGAGATAGTCAAGGCAGCCGAGCGTTCGGCGAACCTGACCCAGCAACTCCTGGCGTTTGCCCGGCGGCAGAAAGTTTCCCCGAAGGTGGTCGACCTCAACGATCAGATAGGCGACACCATCGCGATGCTAAAGCGCCTGATCGGCGAAGAGACCGAACTGGTGTGGCTCCCGCAAAAAGAAGTATGGCCGGTGCTCATGGACCCGTCGCAGTTGAACCAGCTCCTTGCCAACCTCTGTGTCAACGCGAGGGATGCTATAGCGGGCTCGGGCAAAGTGGTCATAGAAACCGCCAACATCTCCCTCGACCGGACCTACTGCCAGGAACACCCTGACTTTCATCCCGGCGATTACGTGAGTCTCACGGTTACCGACAACGGGTGTGGAATGGAAAAGGAGACGGTCGAGAAGATCTTTGAACCGTTCTTCACGACGAAGGGGCCGGGTATGGGAACGGGGCTTGGGCTCTCCACCGTCTACGGCATAGTCAAGCAGAACCAGGGGACCATCCACGTGTACAGCGAACCGGGCCAAGGTACAAGTTTCGCCATTTATCTGCCGCGCCATGGCGGAGAAAATATGCCGGTCGAAGCAGAAGCAAGCGAGGAGCCCCAGCAGGGGAACGAGGAGACGATTCTCGTAGTGGAAGATGAGCCAGAGATCCTGCGGATGACAACCGACATGCTCAAACTGCAGGGATACCGCACTCTCGCAGCTTCATCCCCTGAGGAGGCGCTCAAGGCCGCCGAGCAGCACCCGGGAGAGATCGACCTTCTGTTAACCGACGTCATCATGCCAGGTATGAACGGCCGGGCCCTTGCCGACCGGTTGCTCACCGCGCGGCCCGGTTTGAAATGCCTTTACATGTCCGGATACACCGCCGATGCGATCTCTCAGCACGGCGTTCTCGACCCCGATGTGAAGTACATCCAGAAACCGTTCAATATGAAGGCGCTGGCCCGCAAGGTAAGAGAAGTCCTGAGCCAACCGTAG